From one Magnolia sinica isolate HGM2019 chromosome 18, MsV1, whole genome shotgun sequence genomic stretch:
- the LOC131233754 gene encoding uncharacterized protein LOC131233754 isoform X2 yields MRQFHPLMGARKNPNPSLLCFSRVFSRNPRNPAIAEETTRVMFFSFLLRGWSFPDKCHMLVHMWDLGRSSFVALYIRRPPDEMTTWIFGLMNGHQGDHAM; encoded by the exons ATGCGGCAGTTTCACCCGTTGATGGGGGCACGAAAAAACCCTAATCCTTCCCTACTTTGCTTTTCTAGGGTTTTCTCAAGAAACCCTAGAAACCCCGCAATAGCTGAAGAAACCACAAGG GTTATGTTCTTCTCTTTTCTGCTACGCGGGTGGAGTTTTCCAGACAAATGTCACATGCTTGTCCATATGTGGGATCTGGGACGTTCATCGTTTGTTGCTCTGTACATTCGTCGCCCACCTGATGAAATGACCACCTGGATCTTTGGGTTGATGAATGGTCACCAAGGGGACCACGCCAT GTGA
- the LOC131233754 gene encoding uncharacterized protein LOC131233754 isoform X1, with amino-acid sequence MRQFHPLMGARKNPNPSLLCFSRVFSRNPRNPAIAEETTRVMFFSFLLRGWSFPDKCHMLVHMWDLGRSSFVALYIRRPPDEMTTWIFGLMNGHQGDHAMEQMTRHETEVLNDGTQQT; translated from the exons ATGCGGCAGTTTCACCCGTTGATGGGGGCACGAAAAAACCCTAATCCTTCCCTACTTTGCTTTTCTAGGGTTTTCTCAAGAAACCCTAGAAACCCCGCAATAGCTGAAGAAACCACAAGG GTTATGTTCTTCTCTTTTCTGCTACGCGGGTGGAGTTTTCCAGACAAATGTCACATGCTTGTCCATATGTGGGATCTGGGACGTTCATCGTTTGTTGCTCTGTACATTCGTCGCCCACCTGATGAAATGACCACCTGGATCTTTGGGTTGATGAATGGTCACCAAGGGGACCACGCCAT GGAACAAATGACCAGACATGAAACAGAAGTGTTAAATGATGGTACACAACAAACATAG